The Juglans regia cultivar Chandler chromosome 16, Walnut 2.0, whole genome shotgun sequence nucleotide sequence TTCACAATGAGGTTCATAATATGGGCACAACACCTAATGTGAATATACTTCCCTTCCAACAAATGACCTCCTACGAACTTCCTCAAATACTCAATGGCAACATTGTTTGAGgaagcattgtcaactgtaacagTAAAGATCTTGTCAATACCCCAATCTTGTAGACATGAATCTACATACTTTCCAATAGTTTCTCCTTTGTGATTAGGGATCATGCAAAAGTTtagaattcttttgtgtagtttcCATTCACAGTCGATAAAATGTGCAGtaagacacatataatttaagttttgaatcgACGTCCATGTGTCAGTGGTTAAACTAACCCGCCCAACcgtcttaaatattttccttaacttctccttctccattttaaatagtttaatacagTCTCTCGCCGCAGTAGTTCGAGATGGCATTTGGAACCTTGGTTCAAGTGATCTACATACTTTCCTAAATCCCTGGGCTTCTACTATCCTAAATGGAAGctcatcacaaattatcatttcaGCAATTGCCATTCGTACAATTTCTGAATCAAACTTATGTGCATTTGCCGAGTTATTGACATCACTATCTCCAATTCCCTCAAGAGCCCCCTCACGACTCATTGTCTGTTGATCCGTAAGTCTAATTCTATGTGGATGTTGCTTACAAGTACCAAGATATTGTAGCATACTTGATGTACCATGTCTTTTGGGATGACAAGAGTAAATTTTGTGACAATAATTACACTTTGCTTTTGGGTCATTTAAAGGGCATCCATCTATTTTAGTGAAATGATCCCACACTGCTGAATGGTCTTTATTTGCCCTCCTTTTACGTGGAGGGACTGGGAGACTTGTGTCACTAGACAAGTTAATATTTGAAGCCATTTGTGATCGGTTTTCCAAAAGAGTATCAGTCTCATTATCTCTTAAATTTGTACGAGTGTCACTTTCGAAGCAATCCATATAAGAGCtgacatataatataacatataaaaatcaatatattagaatatgaactgaaaattattctatttttatgaaattacaaTCTAAAGTATGCATATCATATACTGCAGGAGATATTTACATGTCTACATTTAAGATCAATATGCTTCCAGGTTCCTAGAACATACGAAATGGGCAATCATAAAATGTGAAGATGACCTCAACGTAAAATGTGAAGATgcaatttaaaagattaaaactaGACCCAAGGCAGCATTTTACTTGCAGTTGTTACTTTTTTGACAATCATTTAGAAACAAACTAGTATATGCTTTTCATCCTCTtcacttaaatatatatgtagtaaaaCTAACTGCTGAGGCGGAAAACTTCCCCCCTTTACATGTATctacatagatatatatttttctggAAGGGGGTGTTGAAAATCCTTACTTTGCAGCACTAAATCCTTATTTTTCTGGAAGGgagttttctgttttctttgttgtttgatGATGAAAAAAACATGGCATTTGGCGGGTGGTGGGTAGAtggaatataaaaaatgttgttttgagTATATAGATGTTTACATTCCTGGGCATGCAAAAACCAAGTAGAAATTGGGTATTATATATTCCTAGGCATTAAACAGCAAGATCCCAGTTCTTGCtatctatatatgtgtgtgtgttaatGGACAGCACCACTGTCACATGTATAAAATTgggttaaaatgtttttttattttctatttcttgaAAGAGAAACTAATAGGACATGAAACAAGGAAAATGGTATTTTGCAAAGGATGAAGTGACATGGGAGTGAGGAAGATGACCCCGACAAAGGATCCTAGATATACTCTTACTTAAAGTATGACCTCTtaacttctaaaagaaaaacaCCAAACAAAGCAATAACACGGGACAGACCTACTATATGCCTCTCATCTACGTTGTCAAATAGCTTGGTAGGTTCATGAGATACAAATTGACAGCAAATTATATTCACCGTCTATTATATTCAATGCTTGTTCTTGTAGATAGGAACATCAATGTATGGATGTTTGTGGCGCAAAGATCCACGTTCTTCAAAGGCTTTCGCCAAAATTTATTGAAGAATAGGTTCTTAGCTATGGAAAAAATCTCTTACCCATAATAAAAACATGGCCAAAGTAAAAAAGCAACCAACCATAAACTTTAAACAGAAATAGTCATTCACAACCTCAGACAAGAACACTGATCAGTTACCAACACTAAAATCAACTCTATGCAAGCCCCAActttacatgaaaaaatcatGCACAACATCATTTATAATTGGTGGATTTTCCATGCACCTCCAATATCCCTTCTTAATTAGCACCCAAccatcataaaaaaatgcatttatgaTGTTTGAGGTTTTaatgggttttatttttaagaatataatttgcCAAAGAAACTCTGGCTCACAAAACATGCCAACAACATCTCGTACATTGGACATAATAAAGCCCAAGATGACTCAAATTTAAGCATTATCGTCAAAAAGGTCAATATCTCTagctcaaacaaacaaaaatccTTATAGtttcatttatatcaaactttCTCCATCCTAATCATGGAGTTCACATTGACAAATTAACAAATACCTTACCTGAAACCAAAAGAACCGAGAGCCTAGATCTGGACAAGCTCAAACTTGGGTTCCCATATCACCAAATCCAAGAATCACAACTTATGAGGAACAATTACATATATTGTTCAACAAACCAGTTCAACAAATACCTACTACAGATACCTCATATCGgttttttttcacaaactaGTTCAACATTTCAACAGACTTTGCAATCCAGAGAAAGTGCCCAACACAAAGTAGGGATTTCATgcaaaaatccataaaaaattatgaacatcTAATACCCAAAAAAACACACGCACGCTCACACAAAGCACCAAACAAAGctcaaaaacttaaatcttaccgagagatagagaaagagagagagagagagagaatgcacCTCTGCGATGACCGTTGCGACCGGCGATGGTGAATGGTGACTAGGGTTTCCAGTGGAGAGGAGATTGTTTTCGTCTTCAGCTCAGGGTTGGTTTCGACTGATTCGACGGGTTGTTTTTACTAAAACCCGATATTACACAATTGACCCGATGGCCCGTCTTTCACGGGTTGAAGAAATCGGTTCTAGCGGACGGGCCGGGCTTATGGCCCATTATGCACAGCCCTAGTCTCgtattcttctttttaaaaaaaattatcattattaaaaaaaaatatatttttttcatgtaatttttgtatttatttattttttacaaaagaattGCCCGGAGCTTGACCCCAAGTaggcaaatatcatttctcatataataaTAGACATTGAAGATGGAGTGAACaagtaaccaaaaaaaaaagaggatgtGTTGCAAGTGAGATAATAATTAAGCTTAAAGGAGATAGTCATTAaggaattttataaaagtaaatttataaaatgacatgatttgatatagtattttatattataaagttatttttttattattaaataaatttaacatattacattaatttaaaattatttgaaagcaatatatatgaaagattcgacaaatatttattgatattggCTAAAAAGTGAGTGGGGCTCCCTTTGctatttggaaaagttgaaatACAACGATAATGAACcaattattatttggaaatggGTAATGATACACatacaattctttttataattttttatataatcgtattttaaaatgaaaatttttatgtaaagtgatgttatttttataagttattctataaaaaaatctttcataaattatacaaaagatttaaaaaagtattatatgtCTATTATTTTCCATTATATTTATAGGATTTGTCATCCACATCTATTTTATCCCgtaaaattatgaaaacatgATATTGTTTCATATAATTCCtaaaagaaaagatgatgatatttgttttaagaaattttatcaaaatcaaacgtatattttttaaatgcatAGTAGAATAAGGGAACATAggaaatattatatacatatatatatatatatacacacacacacatttgattAAATGAGAGTCGaacaacatgaaaataaaactttCGAACTCATGTTTTGTGTTTGTATTATTTTACTACATCCGTATGGTATGAGACGTACGGTCCAGATTTTGTTGAGAAGAACCACATGCGGATGTGTTCGAAAAACATGCACACTTTGCGGTAGGTGTCCACGTCACCACGAGTTGGCGTCTTTTCGCGATGATACCAAAGCGCCAGTCCTCACCGTCCGATCAAAGTCCCCGCAACAGCCACTGATCAAACTTCTTATCTGAAGTTCCTCAAGGTGTCAGTAGAGATATCATGTGAAAGAAGACCCTCCTTCTCATTGCCCCTGAAGGCCAAATAGTTCTAAGGACGCTGTCTGTTTTCTCACTCCCCGCAGTCTCTGTTTAgagcgctctctctctcgcatCGTAAAATAGCAGGTAATTATTCTCtggtttcatttttctatttttttgttgtttctgaACTTGACCCTCTTTTCAATTGATGCAAAACTCTAATAATGACCATGCAAAAAGTTCTTTGAGGATCTGATATTTTTATGCTAATATGAGATAAACTATGACAAAGCAGAAAGATCCGTTGTTTGTGGATATGAGTTTGgattaaaaatgtttatctttttaattatatatttgatatgcGGTTTCAATTTTAATACCTTTATGGGATTTTGATTGGTATTGTTTTGGGTATATCTGAATTCTGCTTGCTTATCAATCTGTTTGGTTAAATGGGTTATTTTCTGGGTTTTGGTGAATCTAGGGTTTTTAAGCAACAATTATGGATTTTGTGATGGGAAATGGGGTTGATATTGTTGATGGTTCCCAAGTGGGAGAGGAGAAAAGTGTGGAAGTTGGGGTTTCTCAAGAGGGAATAGTGGAGAGGGTTGTGGTGGGCTCTTCTGAATTGAAGGATTTGGATGGTGAAGAGGTCTTTTGGGAGGCAATGAGCGAACCAAAGATTTTTCCGGAGCAGTTAGAGGAATCTGATTCCAGGTATTGTGGTTCTGGTGGTGGAAGTGGGCATGTTGAGGTGATTGGTGAAATGGGTTTGCAGGTGGTTGATGAGAATCCAAATGCTAGAATTGAGGCTGAGAGGTTTGATGAGGCGAGTTGTGTTCCAAGTGTGGAGGCACTGATGATTATTGAAGATAAGGTGGATTTGGTTGGTGGGAAGATTGTTGATGGGGCTGTGGTTTTTGAGGTAGGGACTGAAAAAGAGGTGGAGACTGACAGATACAGTGGGTCAAGGGAGGTTTCTGATAGTGGAGAAAATGGTGCAGATGGTTTGTTTGAAGTTGGTTCTGGTGGTGAAGTGGATATAAGATCGGATCTAGGGATCGAAAAGTCTGGAAATAgggattttaataatttgacTTCAGAACAAATTCCTGTAGATGAGAAATCAGAAAATGGAGGGGATAAGGTGGGGGGATTTTTCATTAAGTCTCTTCAAGAAACAGAATTGAGTAGGGAGATTCTGAATGAAGAGGGTAATGGTGAGCAACTGAAGGATGATAACTTACGTATTGAATGTCAGGACATTGAGAGCAGGGAACTGAAGGATGCTACTGCTGGCATTGCTCTAAACCGCGAGGACGATTCCAGTGGTATCAGTTATTGCGGTGGGAATGTAAAACAGTGTCAAGCTGGAGCTGACTCTAAGTATCATGTAGAAACTTGTGTACTGAAAGATGATTCAGATGATCAGCACACACTCATGGAGGAAAGTTCAGTGACGTCTGTGATTGGAGGCTCACTGTCCGCCGAAATGTCTAAGACTGAAAGTGCTGGAAATTTTCTGGGTAATGAAAATCATTTGAGAGCAGAAGACACTGAGGTTTTTCAACTTATGTGTGCTGATGAAGATGATCATGAAGTTTCGAACAACCATGCTGAGGAGACTCCAACGAAGGAAGATAATGCCGCACAAGAGGAGCGAAGAGCTCAATTTAATGGAGACCGGGAGATACAGCCAGCAGCAGAGCCTACTTCTTCGTCTGAAAAGTCTACAAATGCTGCTCCTCCTGCACATCCTGCACGTCCTGCTGGCCTTGGACGTGCAGCCCCGCTATTGGAACCTGCACCCCGGGTGGTTCAGCAGCCTCGTGTCAATGGTTCCGTATCTTCCATGCAAAGTCAACAAGTTGAGGATTCCACTAATGGGGAGACTGAGGAGTATGATGAGACTCGTGAAAAACTCCAGATGATAAGGGTGAAATTTTTACGGCTTGCTCATAGGCTTGGACAGACACCACATAATGTTGTTGTGGCGCAGGTTTTGTACAGATTGGGATTAGCTGAGCAGTTGCGAGGGAGAAATGGGGGCCGTGTTGGTGCCTTCAGCTTTGACCGTGCAAGTGCAATGGCAGAGCAGCTTGAGGCAGCAGGTCAGGAACCACTTGACTTCTCATGTACAATTATGGTTCTTGGGAAGACTGGAGTTGGCAAAAGTGCAACCGTCAATTCAATATTTGATGAAGTTAAGTTCGGCACTGATGCCTTCCACCTGGGTACAAAGAAGGTGCAGGATGTTGTGGGAACGGTGCAGGGGATAAAGGTACGGATCATTGACACCCCAGGGCTGCTCCCTTCCTTGTCAGACCAGACTCAGAATGAGAAGATGCTTCGCTCTGTTAAGCAATTTATTAAGAAAACTCCTCCAGATATAGTACTGTATCTTGATCGGTTGGACATGCAGAGCAGGGATTTGAGCGATATGCCACTCTTGCACACCATCACTGAAATATTTGGACCATCAATATGGTTCAATGCAATTGTGGTTTTGACTCATGCAGCATCTGCTCCACCCGATGGCCCAAATGGTACCGCTTCTAGTTATGACATGTTCGTGACACAACGTTCTCACGTTGTCCAGCAAGCCATTCGTCAGGCAGCAGGAGATATGCGGCTTATGAATCCTGTTTCTTTAGTGGAGAACCATTCCGCATGCAGAACAAATCGGGCTGGGCAGAGAGTGCTGCCAAATGGTCAGGTTTGGAAACCTCATTTATTGCTCCTCTCTTTTGCATCAAAGATTCTGGCAGAAGCAAACACACTTTTGAAGTTGCAAGATAGTCCCACTGGAAAGCCTTTTCCAAATCGAACAAGAGCACCTCCTTTACCTTTCCTTCTCTCATCCCTTCTTCAATCAAGGCCACAGTTGAAGCTACCTGAAGAGCAGTTTGGTGATGGGgatgattttgatgatgatCTGGATGAGTCTTCAGATTCTGACGAGGAATCAGAATTTGATGAGTTGCCACCATTTAAACGCTTGACTAAGGCCCAAGAGGCAAGGCTCTCTAAATCTCAGAAGAAGGAATATTTTGATGAGTTGGAGTATAGGGAAAAGCTTTTTATGAAGAAACAGttgaaggaagagaaaaagagacgGAAAATAATGAAGAAGATGGCTTCTTCAACAAAGGGTCTGCCAAATGATTTGAGTaaggatgaagaagaaagtggTGGTGCAGCAGCTGTGCCAATTCCCTTGCCAGATTATGCCTTACCTGCTTCGTTTGATTCTGATAATCCCACTCATCGGTATCGCCATCTCGATTCATCCCACCAGTGGCTTGTAAGGCCTGTTCTAGACACCCATGGTTGGGATCATGATGTTGGTTATGAAGGCATAAATGTAGAAAGATTGTTTGTGGTTAAAGACAAAATACCCTTATCTTTTTCTGGTCAGGTTACAAAGGATAAGAAGGATGCTAATGTCCAACTGGAAGCAGCCAGTTCAATAAAGCATGGGGAAGGGAAAGCAACTTCGTTAGGTTTTGATATGCAAACTGTTGGTAAGGATTTAGCTTATACTCTACGCAGTGAGAcaaggttttgtaattttaggaaGAACAAGGCAACTGCTGGCCTCTCAGTTACTCTATTGGGTGATGCCTTGTCGGCTGGATTGAAAGTTGAAGACAAATTGATTGCCAATAAACGATTCCATTTGGTTATGACTGGCGGAGCAATGACAGCTCGTGGTGATGTTGCTTATGGTGGTAGTTTGGAGGCTCAGTTGAGAGACAAGGATTATCCTCTTGGTCGTTCTCTATCAACTCTTGGGCTTTCCGTTATGGATTGGCATGGCGATCTTGCTATTGGTTGTAATTTACAGTCCCAGATCCCCATAGGACGGTCTTCAAACTTGATTGCTCGTGTCAATCTGAATAACAGGGGGGCAGGACAAGCCAGCATTCGTTTAAATAGTTCGGAACAGATTCAACTAGCTTTGGTCGGCCTCATTCCTCTTCTCAGAAAGCTTTATGGTCACCTTCAACAATTGTCTAGTGAATGATGAAATTAGGTTATACTGCAGCAGCTTCATCATTGTAGGAGATAACTCTTAATTATTGGCCATCTGTTAACGGTCCTCATCAGAAGTGAGTGATACTTAGCTGcttatttcatctttttctaaacccaaaaaaatacttTCCCTGATTATAGTAATTTTAGTTTCTCTGTTAGATATCCGCATTTGGTGAATTTTGTTCTCTTTAAGCTACTGGACCAAGTGTTGAGCCATGTTTAATTATGCCTTTGTTTAAATTCTGTCTCAGTTGGTGTGAGAATTCATTTATATGAACAAGTGTTTAATAACCTGATTTTTCTCGTACCCCCTCCTTTTTATTCACATGGATATATCATTTGCACCTTCTTGAAGTGAAGGATGCACTTTCTTTCAGTGTTATTGATTCTGTTAACATGTTGAAGAGACTTGCGTTGGTTTGAAAAATTGGAGTGGGATTCCTCTGTGCATTTAGAAAATTGGACTAATCACGGTGGCATGGTTAGGCCATCAAAATGTATAAAGCTGCTTTAGTTTGAGCTTAAACTGGCCAGTAGCTTCGGCATATACTCTTTACACCATCTGTTATTCATTGGCCGAAGGATTTCAGCATCAACTTTTTTCAGTCACAAAGTGCCAAAGTAAGTGTCTCATCCTTCAATTGATTTTGCTAGAACGCATTATTAAAGTTACCATACagagttgaaaattgaaatggtaAGGtctttgaattgaaatgaaatgacaaGCTGTTCTTTGGACCATTCAAATGGGTTGTTGCAATAATGGCATGGCCATGGCTGTTAAGAAAAAAGGCAACAGAACTAGAACTAGCTTTGCCATCCCCCTTCTCGctcaaaacaaaactaaaaatcaGCATCGATATTTTCTCTATTATAACCACTGTTTTAGTCATGCATTACCTTTTTCACGAGCCAGGGGATTTCCTGCCCCCAACTTTCATAATAGTGCAGCAGATGTCTCGTCCTTATTGagtaattttttaagttgaattcGTCTTGATGTGCTGTAGCGTTGTTCAAGGAACCTAATTTAGCTGTTTGCATCATAAGAGTTACATTTTACtcaaaaatttatgattttagaaATCACTGCAAGCTCACGGAGAAGCCTATTAAAAAGATGGATGTAGAGTAATGATGGTATTCGACTAGCTGGGCTTCTTGAATTCATTTTTTCACACAGCTATTCATTCCTTTTCTGCTTTTAACTTTCATTGATCACCTCGCTCTTGGAATTAGGTGATGATACAATCTGCTTTTACACGAGAAATTGAGGGTGGTATGCAAAAtcattatatatactttataactttataaaaaaaaaaaggtcaaattATCAAATCATGTTAGCGTTTGTTTTAAGTAGTCCTCTTACATTATTACATGTATAATCAAGCTCGGGCTTTATGCAGAGCCTTTCTCCTACCTAAATGCATGGTATATGTGAGTTAACGCTGGAGGGCTAAAAGGCGATCGAAACCGGTATCCAGAAATACAAAAGAACGAAATTATTTTTCACCCtagatatatgatatatggtaCATGGGTTGGATTCATCAATGATGAGTTAATTTGGGCTCTCAAAATTAGCTGATAAAAGTAAGTCTAATATTGCAATGCAAAGATAGAATTCGTGAAAGTCtggcatgcatacatacatacatatatacatatatatatatatgcacgtacATGGAGCTACCAAACTCCAAGATTTGGAATGAATCAAATCCAAAAGCAAACACTTATCCAAGAAATGCAACTTCATGGCAAACCATAAGcattgaaaaaaggaaagattCGATGGaatcaacaagaaaaaagaaaagatgagcAAAGTTTACAGAATCAAATATATACTTGCAGTACCATAATATTGCAGTTTGGTTTAAAACGAAATGCACATTATGCTCTTGATCTGAAGAGCCTCCGGTACTAGTATTGTTACTCAATAATGCATAGCCACAACATTATACTCGACGATAGCCGAGGTAAAATTCAGAGAGTGTGTCTTTGCTATCGCAAATCCACGAGCCAACCGGAAAACACCAGTCCCACCTATGATTGGCATTTCGCGGTGGGGTTGCAACGCTGCATTTCTGCCCAAAATGGTAATGCTGCTAGCATTCAACCTCCCAGTGGTGAAAACAAGATTCATGGCCACAAGTAGACCTACCTCTTGCTGGCCAGCAGACCCATAAAGTCCCTGAGCTCGACCCACGAGCCTGGAGGTGGGTTCAGGGCCTTCTGTTAGTGGATCATCAAAAATGTTAACCAGTCCAAACAAGGTGGGTGATTTCTCAGTGATTGGTGCCTGTGCTACTCGTACTGCACTAGGGTTTTTACCTGATGGGGTGTCGTGAAAGTAAAAATGGAGGCGGGATACCTTTTCTTTGGCATATTGGAATTTTTGGAGCCATTTATCAACTTCTTTTGGGTCTTCAAGGTTGCTGTGCACGAGTGGCATGGCCATGCCTAGGGAGAAAATCAATAGAACTAGAGCTGCTAGTTTTGCCGTCCCTGCCATCTCTAACCAGCTTGATCGATGGAGATTTGAAAACCCTCAACCCAACAATAGCTTGAGGCTGCGCCTAATGTGCTTGTGTGTCTCTATATATACACAGAGCTCATAAATATTGCAGCTATTATTGCTTTTGAGTTTAACTACTTTACCATGGATAGGCAGCCTATAAAAATACAGATCGATTGACAGTACTACTGTGGAGATGGTAGGAAGCATAATAATTTGGTGGTGCCACTGACGCTCATTGTAAATTTTACGGTCAAACTAAGTTATCTTTTTCAATTGagttctaatatttaaattttaaaaattattttttaaattaagtaaaTTGTGTCATACAAGTATCTTGAGAATTGTTATATATAGACATGACAAAcagattatacaaaataaacctacaaattaatgtgatttcgtagaattcgttagatctattttataataaaagtaattttacaatctaacataccacatcaagcatatcagtttgtaagtttacttttatgtaatccttTCGTAggtaaagtattttccttttcataataTGAACCTCATCACATAAATATTTGGCAATGTGTCTATCTCTCTTAAAATTAAATCGTCGAATTTGATCAGATGACTATAAATggtttctatttaattttttttctaatacgaattaattttttaccacttcagaatattaaaatatatatatgagtttcaTTGGAATGAAgaacatataaattaaacatACATGACACATGGTCGACGTTGGTCACCAAATCTCTAGGCCGCAAGAATGCATATATACAAAATCGCAAGTAGAAATTAACTCGTACATGATGCAGTCGTACTGAATCATCATTTTCAATAGCAAATGTGCTCCCATGTTTTGCATCAAGAATGGCTAAGTAACATGCTTAATTTTCTGGTCAAGATCCAAATTAGGTTTCAGCGCCTTTCACAGCATAACTCATGATCAAAACTGTagtgggaaaaataaaaactcaaaagttCAAAGAGGCCTGCATGCCCAAGCTGGCTTGCAAACAAATAgagaaatcaaaacaaattcaatacaagaaaaatgcagTCTGGTCAATAAAACTTTCACTTGTTTGTCTCATCATTCCGTACGTGCAGGGCTTGTTAATTTGTGTCAGCTAGGGAACAAGAGATATGGCCGGATTATACTTGATTGTTTCATGGGACGATCAAATGCAGAGATAGTGAACATGCAGTTTGTGTTCATAGCTTGGAGCCACGAAGTGGGAGGAGGTCGTTTTTCTGGAGACGGCGGCTTGTTCGTGTTCAATGAAAACCCGGGAGGAGGAAGAAAGTTTTTTGAAGCAAAGGGTTTCATTGAAGCTGATGAAGAACAACCAAGGGCAGATCCTGCAGATGGAGAACCTTGACTACCCTCGACCAGGAAAGGATGAAGCAGTAGCATCTCAGCTGTCAACCTCTTCAAAGGGTTCCTCTCAAAACACCCCCGCAAGAAATCTTTCCCAAGCTCTGACATTGTCTCAGGTATCTTTGTTTGGTCCCCACAAGCGATTTTAACCATTAACTCGTCCGTGCTCAGACTGCTATCCCATGCCACGTTTCCAGTGACCATCTCCACCACTACGCATCCCAGAGACCATATATCTAACGAGGGAGTGATTATGCCCAACAAAACCGATTCTGGAGACATGTAATAGGGAGTACCTCGAAAGGAGAACCTTTTTCTCATAAACTCATTCTCCTCCCCGGGAATCTTCGAAAGCCCAAAATCGGTGATCTTTACCTCGCTTACACCCCCTCTAGTGCTAAAAACAAGAATATTGGCCGGCTTAAGATCACAATGAACGTACCCTTGTTCGTGGAGAGAAAGAAGCCCTTTGAGAATCATCCTAGTATACCTTCGAACATC carries:
- the LOC109006579 gene encoding translocase of chloroplast 120, chloroplastic-like, which encodes MDFVMGNGVDIVDGSQVGEEKSVEVGVSQEGIVERVVVGSSELKDLDGEEVFWEAMSEPKIFPEQLEESDSRYCGSGGGSGHVEVIGEMGLQVVDENPNARIEAERFDEASCVPSVEALMIIEDKVDLVGGKIVDGAVVFEVGTEKEVETDRYSGSREVSDSGENGADGLFEVGSGGEVDIRSDLGIEKSGNRDFNNLTSEQIPVDEKSENGGDKVGGFFIKSLQETELSREILNEEGNGEQLKDDNLRIECQDIESRELKDATAGIALNREDDSSGISYCGGNVKQCQAGADSKYHVETCVLKDDSDDQHTLMEESSVTSVIGGSLSAEMSKTESAGNFLGNENHLRAEDTEVFQLMCADEDDHEVSNNHAEETPTKEDNAAQEERRAQFNGDREIQPAAEPTSSSEKSTNAAPPAHPARPAGLGRAAPLLEPAPRVVQQPRVNGSVSSMQSQQVEDSTNGETEEYDETREKLQMIRVKFLRLAHRLGQTPHNVVVAQVLYRLGLAEQLRGRNGGRVGAFSFDRASAMAEQLEAAGQEPLDFSCTIMVLGKTGVGKSATVNSIFDEVKFGTDAFHLGTKKVQDVVGTVQGIKVRIIDTPGLLPSLSDQTQNEKMLRSVKQFIKKTPPDIVLYLDRLDMQSRDLSDMPLLHTITEIFGPSIWFNAIVVLTHAASAPPDGPNGTASSYDMFVTQRSHVVQQAIRQAAGDMRLMNPVSLVENHSACRTNRAGQRVLPNGQVWKPHLLLLSFASKILAEANTLLKLQDSPTGKPFPNRTRAPPLPFLLSSLLQSRPQLKLPEEQFGDGDDFDDDLDESSDSDEESEFDELPPFKRLTKAQEARLSKSQKKEYFDELEYREKLFMKKQLKEEKKRRKIMKKMASSTKGLPNDLSKDEEESGGAAAVPIPLPDYALPASFDSDNPTHRYRHLDSSHQWLVRPVLDTHGWDHDVGYEGINVERLFVVKDKIPLSFSGQVTKDKKDANVQLEAASSIKHGEGKATSLGFDMQTVGKDLAYTLRSETRFCNFRKNKATAGLSVTLLGDALSAGLKVEDKLIANKRFHLVMTGGAMTARGDVAYGGSLEAQLRDKDYPLGRSLSTLGLSVMDWHGDLAIGCNLQSQIPIGRSSNLIARVNLNNRGAGQASIRLNSSEQIQLALVGLIPLLRKLYGHLQQLSSE
- the LOC109006498 gene encoding dirigent protein 23-like; the encoded protein is MAGTAKLAALVLLIFSLGMAMPLVHSNLEDPKEVDKWLQKFQYAKEKVSRLHFYFHDTPSGKNPSAVRVAQAPITEKSPTLFGLVNIFDDPLTEGPEPTSRLVGRAQGLYGSAGQQEVGLLVAMNLVFTTGRLNASSITILGRNAALQPHREMPIIGGTGVFRLARGFAIAKTHSLNFTSAIVEYNVVAMHY
- the LOC109006478 gene encoding mitogen-activated protein kinase kinase kinase 17-like, with the translated sequence MKWQKDRVLGSGSYGTVYLGVPTNNPYIEPAYIAIKTSRLESSSTLQKERRILSRFVGCPEIVRCLGAELSIECGLHYYNLLLEYASGGTLQDLINRSGGKLEEHDVRRYTRMILKGLLSLHEQGYVHCDLKPANILVFSTRGGVSEVKITDFGLSKIPGEENEFMRKRFSFRGTPYYMSPESVLLGIITPSLDIWSLGCVVVEMVTGNVAWDSSLSTDELMVKIACGDQTKIPETMSELGKDFLRGCFERNPLKRLTAEMLLLHPFLVEGSQGSPSAGSALGCSSSASMKPFASKNFLPPPGFSLNTNKPPSPEKRPPPTSWLQAMNTNCMFTISAFDRPMKQSSIIRPYLLFPS